A single window of Sebastes umbrosus isolate fSebUmb1 chromosome 16, fSebUmb1.pri, whole genome shotgun sequence DNA harbors:
- the si:ch211-15d5.11 gene encoding uncharacterized protein si:ch211-15d5.11 isoform X3: MAQSVRRPETLGAMDHEPQRDKTRTSYFGNVKTRLGSKLPPGVSQPPQFAKRPWETQPQGRVMQEPAAGSQRQHQHQQPAGGRPLSHTPHIRNPKLRQYYLQGTSWDLNNTAVKQENMSGPSGDGTRSMGLPGDTVFSVSSQFNSNGASSAEEGKLGHRPSICSSTLPSLTSATLLSREQLVVPKGKNPSTGQGSSQPELDSDSDPKPKRETEADVDSLETLAAQPQPPSPEAEYDKLLDVEAVPMPDGQLCLLALPPECCEGEGPEAMRYLKLFCRYITDRKGVVSGILLVTSNKIFFDPCKTHALVKEHGCEEYLLSCSVDNLASVSFFSDISHVHFNTSQQRRKGKKIFQKLKTAKSRAGGFSNPKGESVPALLSVAPSDFSRLALSLTREVCGEEEEAESIDMAEAEVEFDSSPLEVLSEASVGGLGVTVLSSAATFCCGGQEVASKVKTALLHADETGKSSVKSQTAAPRRSSAGSPGSLMFVRLRVQPSAGKKKGAGGLQLGSAKTLPRRDAWLALSQESSDELYAYLTHCRPDLCILEVGEEEEEVDRDEEEFVLIEDKEEVEGEEEEEEEDEEVFQRHRSSGDDWEVSSLSFDANNGINRCVCLWTHFLQDGVDGRERGEANAGHRQGARRTQ, translated from the exons gctgGGATCCAAGCTTCCTCCTGGCGTCTCTCAGCCTCCACAGTTCGCTAAGCGGCCCTGGGAGACTCAACCTCAGGGCCGAGTGATGCAGGAGCCTGCAGCCGGCAGCCAGCgtcaacaccaacaccaacaacccGCCGGGGGCCGGCCTCTCAGCCACACCCCCCACATCAGAAACCCCAAACTGAGGCAGTACTACCTGCAAG GGACTTCATGGGACTTAAACAATACTGCAGTGAAGCAAGAGAATATGAGTGGACCGTCAGGTGACGGCACACGCAGCATG GGTCTCCCTGGGGACACGGTGTTCAGTGTCTCGTCTCAGTTCAACAGTAACGGTGCATCCTCAGCAGAAGAGGGCAAACTGGGTCACCGTCCCTCCATTTGCTCTTCAACTCTACCCTCGTTGACGTCTGCTACCCTCCTCTCTAGAGAG CAGCTGGTCGTCCCGAAGGGAAAAAACCCTTCCACCGGTCAGGGATCGTCTCAACCAGAACTGGACTCGGACTCTGATCCTAAACCGAAGCGAGAGACGGAGGCTGATGTGGATTCTTTGGAAACGCTCGCTGCTCAACCTCAGCCACCCTCACCAGAGGCAGAATATGACAAACTACTG GATGTGGAAGCGGTGCCGATGCCTGACGGACAGCTCTGCTTACTGGCTCTGCCACCAGAGTGCTGCGAGGGCGAGGGACCGGAGGCCATGCGGTACCTCAAACTGTTCTGCCGCTACATCACAGATCGTAAG GGTGTTGTTTCAGGTATCCTGTTGGTGACGTCCAATAAGATCTTCTTTGACCCATGTAAGACGCACGCTCTGGTGAAGGAACACGGCTGTGAAGAATACCTCCTGTCGTGCTCTGTTGACAATCTGGCGTCTGTCTCCTTCTTCTCGGACATCTCACATGTTCACTTCAACACGTCCCAGCAGAG gagaaaaggaaagaaaatttTCCAGAAGTTGAAAACCGCCAAAAGCCGAGCAGGCGGCTTCTCAAACCCAAAGGGGGAGTCGGTCCCGGCTCTGCTGTCTGTGGCTCCATCAGATTTTTCCCGTCTGGCTCTGAGCCTGACCAGAGAGGTTTgtggggaggaagaagaggcggAGAGCATAGACATGGCGGAGGCTGAAGTGGAGTTTGATAGCAGCCCTCTGGAGGTGCTGTCAGAGGCGTCTGTGGGCGGCCTGGGAGTGACTGTCCTGAGCAGCGCCGCCACCTTCTGCTGTGGAGGTCAAGAGGTGGCGAGTAAAGTGAAGACGGCGCTGCTGCATGCTGATGAGACAGGGAAGTCCTCTGTGAAGAGTCAGACTGCAG CGCCTCGGAGGTCATCGGCAGGAAGTCCTGGGAGTCTGATGTTTGTGCGGCTGCGGGTTCAGCCGTCTGCAGGAAAGAAAAAGGGAGCAGGAGGCCTTCAGCTGGGGTCGGCCAAAACGTTACCCAGAAGGGATGCCTGGCTCGCCCTCTCACAAGAGAG CTCCGACGAGCTGTACGCCTACCTTACACACTGTCGACCAGACTTGTGTATACTTGAggtgggggaggaagaggaggaggtggaccGGGACGAAGAGGAGTTTGTCCTCATCGAGGACAAAGAGGAAGTagaaggggaggaagaggaggaggaggaggacgaggaggtgTTCCAGAGGCACCGCAGCTCAGGGGACGACTGGGAGGTGAGTTCCTTGAGCTTTGATGCAAATAATGGAATAAacagatgtgtttgtttgtggacACACTTCCTTCAAG ATGGTGTTGATGGAAGAGAGCGGGGAGAAGCCAACGCTGGTCATCGACAGGGAGCCCGACGGACTCAATAA